In Luteolibacter sp. Y139, the following proteins share a genomic window:
- a CDS encoding rhamnogalacturonan lyase family protein: MMLGRMSAETQVRRVRSGWLALLAGCGLLAIASPLCAQMHMENLNRGVVAIRTSSTQAYVGWRFLGLDPDTTTFHVFRSIGGAAVVQLTTTPISNTTDYRDTPGSSAFGSTISYYVRPVVDGVMGAPSESFTLPAGVAVQPYLSVPLDPPAGGTTPSGEAYTYSANDAAPADLDGDGDLDIVLKWDPSNSKDNSQGGYTGEVYLDGIRLDGTRLWRINLGKNIRAGAHYTQFIAYDLDSDGRAEVAMKTAPGSIDGLGNNILLAGDSATVDYRNSSGYVLSGPEYLTIFDGLTGKALATTNFTPGRGTVSDWGDSYGNRVDRFLAGVAYLDGSRPTLLMCRGYYTQTHIAAWDWRDRQLTKRWQFDAPNGTAYAGQGNHQLSVADVDGDGKQEIIYGSMAVNDDGTGLYSTGLGHGDTLHVSDFDPNRPGLEVFAVHEDMGSSGNRGSSFRDAATGAIIYSTPATADTGRGVIMDIDPASPGAESWNSSDGNIYSTTGAILGAKPGNMHQNFGIWWDADVLRETLDGTVISDINTTTYGRSNVLQAWEYGATDNNGTKANPCLSGDFLGDWREELICRKSDSSALLLFTPTSSSSRRLRTFLHDPQYRVALAWQNVGYNQPPYPSFFVGQDMATPPMPNITTASISLPRLPGDVVWTGSVSQTWDASAVNFRVVSDASQVPFIAGDAVRFDDTSALGIITIGAALSPGSVVADHVNALALTGAGSLAGTGTVEKRGTGTLTLSTANSYSGGTLLKAGTISLSNANALGTGTVTLRGGTLATGALTVPNSIAVESDAVISGGNSGGSHGVKAISGSGTLTLAATSVFDLEGALTGFAGKFSFGGSGSFRFFGSGGSAAADFDLGTRSLNARSGSAFALGSLTGQAGAVLSGASGGGNNVAVTYTIGGNHHDTVFDGVVSNGNSTTAVTKAGNGRLVMGGANGYTGVTQVQVGSMVVNGSLANSAVSVSSGATLAGTGSLGGTLTLAANAKLGIAVTPALTRGLTVAGNVTLSGPVTVVAEELGATLVAGTYPLLQYSGSLSGTPQLTWSGPVGSSLEASFAVQAGRIDLILTEPQSAFEMWAAQRFGVNAPPTSAGPLADPDGNGVSNLMEYALGGTSGQAFALSLLPQAQLSGGRMGLSFQRIADPTLTYSVEAGDSLGAMVSIWSSTGAANAAGLVVVQDVLEAVGRAKRFMRLRVSEDE, translated from the coding sequence ATGATGCTTGGTCGAATGTCCGCTGAAACCCAAGTCCGGCGCGTGAGATCCGGTTGGCTCGCTTTGCTTGCTGGCTGTGGCTTGCTCGCGATCGCGTCGCCGCTGTGTGCGCAGATGCACATGGAGAATCTGAATCGCGGGGTGGTGGCGATTCGGACGAGTTCGACGCAGGCGTATGTGGGATGGCGGTTCCTGGGGCTGGATCCGGATACGACGACGTTTCATGTCTTCCGGTCGATCGGTGGCGCGGCGGTGGTTCAGCTGACGACGACGCCGATCAGCAACACGACGGATTATCGGGACACGCCGGGGAGCAGTGCCTTTGGCAGCACGATTTCCTACTACGTGCGGCCGGTGGTGGATGGGGTGATGGGGGCGCCATCGGAGTCCTTCACCTTGCCGGCTGGAGTGGCGGTGCAGCCTTATCTGAGCGTTCCGCTGGATCCGCCTGCAGGTGGGACGACGCCGTCGGGGGAGGCCTACACTTACTCGGCGAATGACGCTGCGCCTGCGGATCTGGATGGCGACGGGGATCTGGATATCGTGCTGAAGTGGGACCCCTCGAACTCGAAGGACAATTCGCAGGGTGGCTATACGGGGGAGGTTTATCTGGATGGCATTCGCCTAGATGGGACGCGGCTGTGGCGCATCAATCTGGGGAAGAACATTCGTGCGGGGGCTCACTACACGCAGTTCATCGCGTATGATCTGGATAGTGACGGTCGTGCGGAGGTGGCGATGAAGACGGCGCCGGGTAGCATCGACGGGCTGGGGAACAATATCCTGCTGGCCGGGGATAGTGCGACGGTGGACTACCGGAACTCCAGTGGGTATGTGCTCAGCGGGCCGGAGTATCTGACGATCTTCGACGGTCTAACAGGCAAGGCGCTTGCGACGACGAATTTCACGCCGGGGCGCGGGACGGTTTCGGATTGGGGGGATAGCTATGGCAACCGGGTGGATCGTTTCCTGGCGGGCGTGGCCTACCTCGATGGCTCGCGGCCGACGCTGCTGATGTGCCGCGGCTACTACACGCAGACGCATATTGCGGCGTGGGATTGGCGGGACCGGCAGCTGACGAAGCGCTGGCAATTTGATGCTCCGAATGGGACGGCCTATGCGGGTCAGGGGAATCACCAGCTGTCCGTGGCGGATGTGGATGGCGATGGGAAGCAGGAGATCATTTATGGCTCGATGGCGGTGAATGACGATGGCACCGGGCTGTATTCGACGGGGCTGGGGCATGGAGACACGCTGCACGTTTCCGACTTCGATCCGAACCGGCCGGGGCTGGAAGTGTTCGCGGTCCATGAGGACATGGGGAGCAGTGGAAACCGCGGCTCTTCGTTTCGTGATGCGGCCACTGGTGCAATCATCTATTCCACGCCAGCGACGGCGGATACGGGACGCGGGGTGATCATGGACATCGATCCGGCTTCGCCGGGGGCGGAGTCGTGGAACAGCAGCGATGGGAACATTTACTCGACGACGGGTGCGATCCTCGGCGCGAAGCCGGGGAACATGCACCAGAACTTCGGCATCTGGTGGGATGCGGATGTGTTGCGCGAGACGTTGGATGGGACGGTGATTTCGGACATCAACACGACGACCTATGGTCGCTCGAATGTGCTGCAGGCGTGGGAGTATGGCGCGACGGATAACAATGGAACGAAGGCGAATCCGTGCTTGTCCGGTGACTTCCTCGGCGATTGGCGGGAGGAGTTGATCTGCCGGAAGAGCGATAGCTCGGCGCTGCTGCTTTTCACTCCGACGAGTTCGTCGAGTCGGCGGCTGCGAACGTTTCTGCATGATCCCCAGTATCGGGTGGCGCTGGCGTGGCAAAACGTGGGCTACAACCAGCCGCCGTATCCTTCTTTCTTTGTCGGGCAGGACATGGCGACGCCGCCGATGCCGAATATCACGACGGCGTCGATCTCACTGCCACGCTTGCCGGGGGATGTGGTGTGGACGGGGTCGGTATCGCAGACTTGGGATGCGAGTGCGGTGAATTTCAGGGTGGTTTCGGATGCGTCGCAGGTGCCGTTCATTGCGGGAGATGCGGTGCGATTTGACGATACGTCGGCGCTGGGGATCATCACGATTGGTGCGGCGCTGAGTCCGGGATCGGTGGTGGCGGATCATGTTAATGCGCTCGCTCTAACAGGAGCGGGGTCGCTTGCGGGAACGGGCACGGTGGAGAAGCGGGGGACGGGGACGCTCACGCTTTCGACGGCTAACAGCTACTCGGGTGGGACGTTGCTGAAGGCGGGCACGATTTCGCTGAGCAATGCGAATGCGCTGGGCACGGGGACCGTTACGCTACGTGGTGGGACGCTGGCGACGGGGGCGCTGACGGTGCCGAATAGCATCGCGGTGGAAAGCGACGCGGTGATTTCGGGAGGGAACTCCGGTGGGAGCCATGGGGTGAAGGCGATCTCGGGGAGTGGCACGCTGACGCTAGCGGCGACGAGTGTCTTCGACCTGGAGGGCGCGCTGACGGGTTTCGCGGGGAAGTTCAGTTTCGGTGGCAGTGGGTCGTTCCGGTTCTTTGGTTCAGGCGGTTCTGCCGCGGCGGATTTCGATCTGGGGACGCGCAGCTTGAATGCGCGCTCGGGGTCGGCGTTTGCGCTGGGGTCGTTGACAGGGCAGGCGGGGGCGGTGCTCTCGGGTGCCTCCGGAGGCGGGAACAATGTGGCGGTGACCTATACGATCGGTGGCAATCATCACGACACGGTCTTCGATGGTGTGGTTTCGAATGGGAATAGCACCACCGCTGTCACGAAGGCGGGCAATGGGCGGCTCGTGATGGGCGGGGCGAATGGCTACACCGGGGTGACGCAGGTGCAGGTGGGATCGATGGTGGTGAATGGATCGCTGGCGAATAGCGCGGTATCGGTTTCGAGTGGGGCGACGCTTGCGGGGACGGGATCGCTCGGAGGGACGCTGACGTTGGCGGCGAATGCGAAGCTCGGGATTGCGGTGACGCCGGCATTGACGCGCGGGCTGACGGTGGCGGGGAATGTGACGTTGTCGGGGCCGGTGACCGTGGTGGCGGAGGAGCTGGGAGCGACGCTGGTTGCGGGGACTTATCCCTTGTTGCAGTATTCGGGGAGCTTGAGCGGGACGCCGCAACTGACGTGGTCGGGGCCGGTGGGATCGAGTTTGGAGGCGAGCTTCGCGGTGCAGGCGGGACGCATTGATCTCATTCTAACAGAGCCGCAGTCGGCTTTCGAGATGTGGGCGGCGCAGCGCTTCGGAGTGAATGCGCCGCCGACTTCGGCGGGGCCATTGGCGGATCCGGATGGGAACGGGGTGTCGAACCTGATGGAGTACGCGCTGGGCGGAACTTCCGGGCAGGCGTTTGCGTTGAGTCTGCTTCCGCAGGCGCAGCTTTCGGGGGGACGGATGGGCTTGAGCTTCCAGCGGATTGCGGATCCGACGCTGACTTACTCGGTGGAGGCGGGGGATTCGCTGGGGGCGATGGTTTCGATCTGGAGCAGCACGGGCGCGGCGAACGCGGCCGGGCTGGTGGTGGTTCAGGATGTGCTGGAAGCGGTTGGGCGGGCGAAGCGGTTCATGCGGTTGCGCGTGAGTGAGGACGAGTGA
- a CDS encoding glycoside hydrolase family 43 protein: protein MESGFGIAWCAGEDAWISLTMIRPGELWNDGNGVPINAHGGGVLFHEGTYWWFGEHKIGGEEGNRAHVGVHVYASENLTDWRDEGIALAVDDAPGSEIPSGCILERPKVIFNARTGKFVMWFHLEPKGGGYGGARSGVAVADAVAGPYRFLHSLRPNAGVWPENVAEEWKRTLTEREEQELAALGLGGAPFPWYPREVVFRRDFEGGQMARDMTLFVDDDGCAYQVYASENNGTLHVSLLDETFTKPAGRYVRIFPGRFHEAPAVMKWGGRYWLFTSDCTGWAPNTARLSSAASMWGPWEEHGNPCLGSGAQIANSFESQPTFVLPVVGKRDAFVYMADRWRPGNAIDGRYVWLPVVFRHGLPVVEWRGAWEVEGEWDV, encoded by the coding sequence ATGGAAAGCGGCTTTGGCATCGCGTGGTGCGCCGGGGAGGATGCATGGATCTCTTTGACGATGATCCGGCCTGGTGAACTTTGGAATGATGGGAATGGCGTGCCGATCAATGCGCATGGGGGTGGGGTGTTGTTTCATGAGGGGACGTATTGGTGGTTCGGGGAGCACAAGATCGGAGGCGAGGAGGGGAATCGGGCGCATGTGGGGGTACATGTTTATGCGTCGGAGAATCTAACGGATTGGCGGGATGAGGGGATCGCGCTGGCGGTGGATGATGCGCCGGGGAGTGAGATTCCGAGCGGGTGTATCCTGGAGCGGCCGAAGGTGATTTTTAACGCGCGGACGGGGAAGTTCGTGATGTGGTTTCACCTGGAGCCGAAGGGTGGCGGGTATGGTGGGGCGCGGAGCGGGGTGGCGGTCGCGGATGCGGTGGCGGGGCCGTATCGGTTTCTGCATAGCTTGCGGCCGAATGCGGGGGTGTGGCCGGAGAATGTGGCGGAGGAGTGGAAGCGGACTCTAACAGAGCGTGAGGAGCAGGAGCTGGCGGCGCTGGGTTTGGGTGGGGCTCCGTTTCCGTGGTATCCGCGGGAGGTGGTGTTTCGGCGCGACTTTGAGGGCGGGCAGATGGCGCGGGATATGACCTTGTTCGTGGATGACGATGGGTGTGCGTATCAGGTCTATGCTTCGGAGAACAACGGGACGCTGCATGTGTCGCTGCTGGATGAGACTTTCACGAAGCCGGCGGGGCGCTATGTGCGGATCTTTCCGGGGAGGTTTCATGAGGCTCCGGCGGTGATGAAGTGGGGCGGGAGGTATTGGCTGTTCACGTCGGATTGCACGGGTTGGGCGCCGAATACGGCGCGGCTGAGTTCGGCGGCGTCGATGTGGGGGCCGTGGGAGGAGCATGGCAATCCGTGTCTGGGCAGCGGGGCGCAGATCGCGAATAGCTTTGAGTCGCAGCCGACGTTTGTCCTGCCGGTGGTGGGGAAGCGGGATGCGTTTGTTTATATGGCGGATCGGTGGCGGCCGGGGAATGCGATCGATGGGAGGTATGTGTGGTTGCCGGTGGTGTTCCGACATGGGCTGCCGGTGGTGGAGTGGAGAGGTGCTTGGGAGGTGGAGGGTGAGTGGGACGTGTGA
- the ypfJ gene encoding KPN_02809 family neutral zinc metallopeptidase → MEWKGNRESDNVDDARGRTSGGGGGIGGSGAAISLLSFIGRTFGIKGIIAGIVVAFILVQCHIIDLSTLLGGGSIGPAQTTQVSKEDEERFHFVKVVLASTEDVWTKEFARIGKKYEQPKLQVYRGRTQTACGTGEAAMGPFYCPGDRDVYIDLSFYDELEQTFHSPGDFAQAYVVAHEVGHHVQNLLGISDKVAAMRGRPDYNEYSVRLELQADYLAGVWANHSQQTLKLDRSDIEEAMRAANAIGDDAIQKKMQGRVVPHSFTHGTSEQRTRWFQKGLLSGKIEDGDTFSMPYKDL, encoded by the coding sequence ATGGAATGGAAAGGAAACCGGGAGAGTGACAACGTGGACGACGCACGGGGCAGGACCTCCGGGGGCGGCGGCGGCATCGGCGGAAGCGGCGCCGCAATCAGCCTGCTCTCGTTCATCGGCCGGACCTTCGGCATCAAGGGCATCATCGCGGGGATCGTCGTGGCCTTCATCCTGGTCCAGTGCCACATCATCGATCTGAGCACCCTGCTCGGCGGCGGATCCATCGGCCCGGCACAGACGACCCAGGTGAGCAAGGAGGATGAGGAGCGCTTCCACTTCGTCAAGGTGGTGCTCGCGAGCACCGAAGACGTCTGGACCAAGGAGTTCGCAAGGATCGGCAAGAAATACGAGCAACCGAAGCTGCAGGTTTACCGCGGGCGCACCCAAACCGCCTGCGGCACCGGCGAGGCGGCAATGGGCCCCTTCTATTGCCCCGGTGACCGCGACGTCTACATCGACCTGAGCTTCTACGATGAACTGGAGCAGACCTTCCACTCACCCGGAGACTTCGCCCAGGCCTACGTCGTCGCCCACGAGGTGGGTCATCACGTCCAGAACCTCCTCGGCATCTCCGACAAGGTCGCCGCGATGCGCGGCCGTCCCGATTACAACGAATACTCCGTTCGCCTCGAACTCCAGGCTGACTACCTCGCCGGCGTCTGGGCGAATCACTCGCAGCAAACCCTCAAGCTCGATCGCAGCGACATCGAGGAAGCCATGCGCGCCGCCAACGCCATCGGCGACGACGCCATCCAGAAAAAGATGCAAGGCCGCGTCGTCCCCCACTCCTTCACCCACGGCACCTCCGAGCAACGCACCCGCTGGTTCCAGAAAGGACTCCTCAGCGGCAAGATCGAAGACGGCGACACCTTCTCCATGCCCTATAAGGATCTGTAA
- a CDS encoding primase 1D-like protein, with product MKLKLSALEDGLTTAEIFERLVVQNPEVSAIHAFAYRHPPLLQDRLEFDPKEKAVLGKALSLRKKTGMPFWEALLLSCFDESLDFSRLLGEARFHQSHRSSICRISRQEALGGRLVEFSNNPPDGCNLSISSGIEVCGGALKHLPFLDFHCPESVRNDRLVSDVCIEIYRSPVIVMSSGESYHSIGLELLGEAELRGLLTRSLLYSPIVDARYVTHQLLEGACALRLSSSVNKPRLPRLRFVVDSHRED from the coding sequence ATGAAGCTTAAGCTTTCGGCTCTGGAGGATGGATTGACGACGGCGGAGATCTTCGAGCGGTTGGTGGTTCAAAATCCTGAGGTTTCCGCAATCCACGCATTTGCATATCGGCATCCGCCCCTCTTGCAAGATCGTCTAGAATTTGATCCGAAAGAGAAGGCCGTGTTGGGCAAGGCTTTGTCTCTTCGAAAAAAAACAGGCATGCCGTTTTGGGAGGCACTGCTCCTCTCCTGTTTTGATGAGTCTCTCGACTTCAGTCGGTTATTGGGCGAGGCAAGGTTCCACCAATCTCACCGTAGTTCAATATGCCGGATTTCACGCCAAGAGGCCCTAGGAGGACGTCTTGTCGAGTTCTCGAACAATCCACCTGATGGTTGTAATCTCTCCATTTCTTCCGGGATTGAAGTGTGTGGTGGAGCTTTGAAGCATTTGCCGTTCTTGGATTTTCATTGCCCAGAGTCGGTTAGGAACGATCGGCTCGTGTCAGATGTCTGCATCGAAATCTACCGGAGTCCGGTGATAGTGATGTCATCGGGTGAGTCATACCATTCTATCGGTCTTGAGCTTTTGGGCGAGGCCGAGCTTCGAGGGCTCCTAACTCGATCGCTTCTGTATTCTCCCATTGTGGATGCACGATATGTTACACACCAGCTGCTTGAAGGGGCGTGCGCTCTACGTTTGAGCAGTTCGGTTAACAAACCTCGTCTTCCGCGGCTGAGGTTCGTGGTCGACAGTCATCGAGAAGACTAG
- a CDS encoding EI24 domain-containing protein, which produces MHGVRSVPAALGILRRRPGILLWLVPPLVITLVLDALAFWFAFGAVRELIVGWMPKGDYSGWLITGLEAFAGLALLFLLGWTFAWVFLLLSNPFQDYISAAVERDRGKYAPEPAGFRGFLKGTALSAVQSVILLGLTLPVLVVGFVPVVGPVFVFVWSAFVMGFSFFTIPAGRSARRLSDRIALARSHPKGMIGLGAVVAAAALVPFLNVVFLPVFIVAGTLLYLEAHDVETGEARLPEG; this is translated from the coding sequence GTGCACGGTGTTCGTTCAGTGCCGGCGGCGCTGGGGATTTTGCGGCGGCGGCCGGGGATCTTGTTGTGGCTGGTGCCGCCGTTGGTGATCACGCTGGTGCTGGATGCGCTGGCGTTCTGGTTTGCCTTTGGCGCGGTGAGGGAGCTGATCGTGGGGTGGATGCCGAAGGGGGACTATAGCGGCTGGCTGATCACGGGGCTGGAGGCGTTCGCGGGCTTGGCGCTGCTGTTCCTGTTGGGGTGGACGTTTGCGTGGGTGTTCCTGCTGCTGTCGAATCCGTTTCAGGATTACATTTCCGCTGCGGTGGAGAGGGACCGGGGGAAGTATGCGCCGGAGCCGGCGGGGTTTCGCGGCTTCTTGAAGGGAACGGCGCTGAGTGCGGTGCAGTCGGTGATCCTGCTGGGGCTGACGCTGCCGGTGTTGGTGGTCGGCTTCGTGCCGGTGGTGGGGCCGGTGTTTGTTTTCGTGTGGAGTGCCTTTGTGATGGGCTTCTCGTTCTTCACGATTCCGGCGGGGAGGAGTGCGCGGCGGCTATCCGATCGGATCGCGCTGGCGCGGAGTCATCCGAAGGGGATGATTGGCTTGGGGGCGGTGGTGGCTGCGGCGGCGCTGGTGCCGTTTTTGAATGTGGTGTTCCTGCCGGTGTTTATCGTGGCGGGGACGTTGCTATATTTGGAGGCGCACGATGTGGAGACGGGCGAGGCGAGGTTGCCGGAGGGGTGA
- a CDS encoding patatin-like phospholipase family protein, translating into MHFLPNDPMNESNTIYKTRFYSDCIGVFQGGGCRAAALGGAYDEAFKLGVRFSEVAGTSAGSIVAALIAAGAEPQYLLGKLRELDFTTLIKSPKKSTFTKVRKRVWLAQWVPFKGEMGRAAVKFARMGGLNSSEKIGEWVEECLRDLIGKASGPVLFSDLLMPLHVVAGDLSTMKPRVWSNHASPNQSVAHAVRASCSIPGFFQPVEEGATLLVDGGVVSNIPHFLFNGAAKRGRQSKRVLLFMLESTEEQNRACDAKELASQVASLAVDGGMDVQLSFTPNIAKIVIPTGAIQATDFDSMDAGKVNSLIESGQRTAHKFITEELLNSQGAGSGVSIIYDEHEAFLAVAERLNSVRQSVRIAMRDTKWFWELFPTVLNWKKTGIQVTVFTTPLGGCSSEGPKEKQRRGFLDGMGVELKVVPSLAFEGFLFDDATAVDSAALIFRGEKSDYEPLARYYSGRIDQTAVSALGDKFSLNSAFDGMNFQPKMSSSDESTLLELLKTNVPFYRDPEVRLSIEEIEISRIHLISRFVRAFRYKQIGSLVESYSEAGLELFEPAQISLRDGTYSIVTPPVVEPAGLDFVALEGNTRFLYCLNNGISKVRAVVVRGVGVELPAAPIPLKRVTITAVKRPPEERMVAFDHTRFRDIERAVRPLPTI; encoded by the coding sequence ATGCATTTTTTGCCAAATGATCCGATGAACGAATCTAACACGATCTATAAAACGCGGTTCTATTCGGACTGTATCGGGGTTTTCCAAGGTGGAGGATGTCGGGCGGCAGCCTTGGGCGGAGCCTATGATGAAGCTTTCAAGTTAGGAGTGCGCTTTTCCGAAGTCGCAGGAACATCTGCTGGATCAATAGTTGCAGCCCTTATTGCGGCGGGAGCCGAGCCACAATATTTGCTCGGAAAACTCCGAGAACTCGATTTCACCACTCTGATCAAGAGCCCAAAAAAATCAACCTTCACTAAGGTCCGAAAGCGTGTGTGGCTTGCCCAATGGGTTCCTTTCAAGGGTGAAATGGGAAGAGCCGCGGTCAAATTCGCTAGGATGGGAGGACTCAACAGTTCGGAAAAAATAGGCGAATGGGTGGAGGAATGTCTGAGGGATCTCATCGGCAAAGCGAGTGGACCTGTGCTTTTCAGCGATTTGCTGATGCCACTTCATGTGGTTGCAGGAGATCTCAGCACAATGAAGCCAAGGGTTTGGAGTAACCATGCTTCGCCAAACCAGAGTGTCGCCCATGCAGTACGAGCTTCGTGCTCCATTCCTGGTTTTTTTCAGCCGGTTGAAGAGGGGGCAACCTTGCTAGTCGACGGTGGAGTTGTTAGCAATATACCGCACTTTCTCTTTAATGGCGCAGCTAAAAGAGGCCGACAGTCGAAGCGTGTTTTGCTTTTTATGCTCGAATCGACAGAGGAGCAAAATCGAGCATGCGATGCGAAGGAACTAGCATCTCAGGTGGCTTCATTGGCTGTCGATGGAGGAATGGATGTGCAGCTTTCGTTTACTCCGAACATCGCTAAAATTGTGATACCAACTGGGGCTATTCAGGCCACGGATTTTGATAGCATGGATGCCGGGAAAGTGAATTCTTTGATAGAAAGCGGTCAAAGAACCGCGCACAAATTCATAACGGAAGAGCTGCTCAATTCCCAGGGTGCGGGATCAGGTGTTTCTATCATTTATGACGAGCATGAGGCATTCCTCGCCGTCGCAGAACGATTGAACTCAGTACGTCAGAGTGTGAGGATTGCGATGAGGGATACCAAATGGTTCTGGGAGCTATTTCCGACGGTGCTGAACTGGAAAAAAACCGGGATTCAGGTGACTGTGTTTACTACGCCGTTGGGAGGATGTTCGTCGGAAGGCCCTAAAGAAAAGCAGCGGAGAGGGTTCTTGGACGGGATGGGTGTAGAACTCAAAGTGGTCCCTTCTTTGGCATTTGAAGGCTTCTTGTTTGATGATGCTACAGCGGTTGATTCAGCTGCACTGATTTTCCGCGGAGAGAAGTCGGACTACGAGCCGCTTGCTCGATACTACAGCGGGCGTATCGATCAGACCGCCGTCTCCGCTCTTGGAGATAAATTCAGTCTGAATAGCGCCTTTGACGGAATGAATTTCCAACCGAAAATGAGTTCCTCGGATGAGTCGACTTTATTGGAGCTTCTCAAAACTAACGTTCCGTTTTACAGGGATCCGGAGGTAAGGCTTTCAATTGAGGAAATTGAAATCTCAAGAATTCATCTCATTTCGAGATTTGTAAGGGCGTTTCGTTACAAGCAAATTGGATCCTTGGTGGAAAGCTACTCCGAAGCCGGGCTTGAGCTTTTTGAGCCTGCTCAAATTTCTCTTCGAGACGGTACGTATTCGATTGTGACGCCGCCAGTTGTGGAACCTGCAGGGTTGGACTTTGTTGCCCTTGAGGGAAACACGAGATTTCTATATTGTCTTAACAATGGAATTTCCAAGGTGAGGGCAGTAGTTGTTAGGGGTGTTGGCGTTGAACTTCCTGCTGCTCCTATACCTCTTAAAAGAGTGACGATCACTGCTGTTAAGCGTCCGCCTGAGGAACGGATGGTGGCATTCGATCATACTCGCTTCCGCGATATTGAGCGCGCAGTCCGACCTCTTCCAACTATTTGA
- a CDS encoding glycosyl hydrolase, translated as MRRLLAGSSGLVVLSLSLFVSVGAEAAVRPWALVGSGAPFEAEYVGMNKGAVTLEGTGGVRKDFLIEKFSPEDQVHVFEMEAGNGRPFSFPKQTSLTTKGGYKSGTLAKAGEKVVELGGGSELHVTEAVSSLAGGFNFTSPDAWLVFDQVAASKVTSDLLEKIRVYGSPAEVGKNVRVAQYGGLGAVVIPHGADFPAMTVFLQKGCAGASMPMRCYEQEGAVEGMTVGSIRLKRGYMLTIAEKKDGTGVSRNYVAQDHDLEIESLPAGLDKGLGFVRIFPWRWTSKKGIAGGIHQGLNLGWFYDWNISTNSSADMEYVPIKQKRFWPGLNQDWKVRGSLHLLGFNEPDKADQAKMTVDEAIQGWPELEKTGLRLGSPATSDGGLGWLYQFMEKADAAGLRVDFVAVHYYRAFANPGDAKGAAQQFHDYLKGIHERTKRPIWVTEWNNGANWTKEPDPNDKQQRDAVREMVEMLDKAPFVERYAFYNWVEEVREIKRKDGSLTAAGEVYRDEVSPVAYGQEKAGK; from the coding sequence ATGCGCCGGCTTCTTGCGGGGAGTTCCGGTTTGGTGGTGTTGTCGCTTTCACTGTTCGTCTCGGTTGGCGCGGAGGCGGCGGTGAGGCCTTGGGCTTTGGTGGGGAGTGGGGCGCCGTTTGAGGCGGAGTATGTGGGGATGAACAAGGGGGCGGTGACCTTGGAGGGGACGGGTGGGGTGCGGAAGGACTTCCTGATCGAGAAGTTCAGTCCGGAGGATCAGGTGCATGTGTTCGAGATGGAGGCGGGGAATGGGCGGCCGTTTTCGTTTCCGAAGCAGACGTCGTTGACGACGAAGGGTGGCTATAAATCCGGGACTTTGGCGAAGGCGGGGGAGAAGGTGGTGGAGCTGGGGGGAGGATCGGAGCTGCACGTGACGGAGGCGGTGAGTTCGCTGGCGGGTGGGTTCAATTTCACGTCGCCGGATGCCTGGTTGGTGTTCGACCAGGTGGCGGCGTCGAAGGTGACTTCGGATTTGTTAGAGAAGATCCGGGTGTATGGGTCGCCGGCAGAGGTGGGTAAGAATGTGCGGGTGGCGCAGTATGGGGGGCTGGGTGCGGTGGTGATTCCGCATGGGGCGGATTTTCCGGCGATGACGGTGTTCCTGCAGAAGGGTTGTGCGGGGGCCTCGATGCCGATGCGGTGCTATGAGCAGGAGGGTGCGGTGGAGGGGATGACGGTGGGATCGATCCGGCTGAAGCGTGGGTATATGCTGACGATCGCGGAGAAGAAGGATGGGACGGGGGTGAGCCGGAACTATGTGGCGCAGGATCATGACCTGGAGATCGAGTCGCTGCCGGCGGGTTTGGACAAGGGGCTGGGGTTCGTGCGGATTTTCCCGTGGCGGTGGACGAGCAAGAAGGGGATCGCGGGTGGGATTCACCAGGGGCTGAACCTGGGGTGGTTCTATGACTGGAACATTTCGACGAATTCATCGGCGGACATGGAGTATGTGCCGATCAAGCAGAAGCGGTTTTGGCCGGGGCTGAACCAGGATTGGAAGGTGCGGGGTTCGCTGCACTTGTTAGGCTTCAATGAGCCGGACAAGGCGGACCAGGCGAAGATGACGGTGGATGAGGCGATCCAGGGTTGGCCGGAGTTGGAGAAGACCGGATTGAGGCTGGGGTCGCCGGCGACATCGGATGGGGGATTGGGGTGGCTGTATCAATTCATGGAGAAGGCGGATGCGGCGGGGCTGCGGGTGGACTTCGTGGCGGTGCATTATTACCGGGCGTTTGCGAATCCGGGGGATGCGAAGGGGGCGGCGCAACAGTTCCATGATTACCTGAAGGGGATCCATGAGCGGACGAAGCGGCCGATCTGGGTGACGGAGTGGAACAACGGCGCGAACTGGACGAAGGAGCCGGATCCGAATGACAAGCAGCAGCGGGATGCGGTGAGGGAGATGGTGGAGATGCTGGACAAGGCGCCGTTTGTGGAGAGGTACGCGTTTTACAATTGGGTGGAGGAGGTGCGGGAGATCAAGCGGAAGGATGGGTCGCTGACGGCGGCGGGGGAGGTGTATCGGGATGAGGTGTCGCCGGTTGCGTATGGGCAGGAGAAGGCGGGGAAGTGA